One Salinimonas marina DNA segment encodes these proteins:
- a CDS encoding PepSY-associated TM helix domain-containing protein, producing the protein MSLFARQPALNAHRWMGIFLGGLLFLVCLSGTLVVFNQEFERWEQADIPEFNGVTPVAVGRAVEQFVKRYPQATEHYHVVFPSSGIPRLVVENDHKAWFANHQGRLLEAEQFPWSKMLVDMHYYLHLPSTWGC; encoded by the coding sequence ATGTCGTTATTTGCACGTCAACCTGCGCTCAACGCCCATCGCTGGATGGGTATCTTTTTAGGTGGCTTACTGTTTTTGGTGTGTTTATCCGGAACATTAGTGGTCTTTAACCAGGAGTTTGAGCGTTGGGAACAAGCCGATATCCCGGAGTTCAATGGGGTTACACCGGTTGCGGTGGGACGTGCCGTAGAGCAGTTTGTAAAACGCTACCCACAGGCAACGGAACATTATCATGTGGTCTTCCCCAGCTCCGGCATCCCGCGACTGGTGGTGGAAAATGATCACAAGGCATGGTTTGCCAATCACCAAGGCAGGCTATTAGAAGCGGAGCAATTCCCCTGGTCAAAAATGCTGGTGGATATGCACTATTACCTGCATCTGCCTTCCACCTGGGGCTGTTAG
- the trmL gene encoding tRNA (uridine(34)/cytosine(34)/5-carboxymethylaminomethyluridine(34)-2'-O)-methyltransferase TrmL, whose translation MIDIVLYQPEIPPNTGNIIRLCANSGFALHLIEPLGFDWDDKRVRRAGLDYHEFAQVKRHPSLEAYMQSEQPKRVLACTTKGRAFHSEVVYQLGDALVFGPETRGLPDEVIDSLPPEQRVRIPMLPDSRSMNLSNAVSVFVYESWRQFGYPGAR comes from the coding sequence ATGATTGATATTGTTTTATACCAGCCAGAAATCCCACCTAACACCGGCAATATTATCCGGCTATGCGCCAACAGCGGGTTCGCCCTGCACCTGATTGAACCTTTAGGGTTTGACTGGGATGACAAACGGGTGCGGCGGGCCGGGCTGGATTATCATGAATTTGCCCAGGTTAAACGCCACCCCAGCCTGGAAGCCTATATGCAAAGTGAACAGCCAAAGCGGGTACTCGCCTGTACCACCAAAGGCCGGGCGTTTCACAGTGAAGTTGTTTACCAGCTGGGGGATGCTTTGGTGTTTGGCCCGGAAACCCGAGGGCTGCCGGACGAGGTCATTGACTCGCTCCCCCCAGAGCAGCGGGTGCGCATTCCCATGCTGCCAGACAGTCGCAGTATGAATTTATCCAACGCCGTATCGGTGTTTGTGTACGAAAGCTGGCGTCAGTTTGGGTACCCCGGCGCCCGGTAA
- a CDS encoding alpha/beta fold hydrolase encodes MIALFSEDELISRFEDQIEPFWDTAVTTGQFIGKHDVPVHYAWCVPEHATHSVLISSGRIESLLKYKEVMYDLYRQGFAVFILDHRGQGLSGRMTDNPHHGYVVSFTDYVDDMLTFCTRIVHPNQHGRLSLLCHSMGSAIGALVILRQPDWFHKAVFCSPMFGIRPALPTPVAKGLLWLGKRRDTRAGVVTDYFFGQQDYQAIPFATNKLTHSRVRYQLFRQVYAAQPDIQLGGVTTDWLAAAHEAMAVIEQQAPQLNLPCLIFSAGADKVVDNRAQARIARHLPDCHWVVIDGAAHELLIEADEYRTPVMQQLCAFMQADTHKTCP; translated from the coding sequence ATGATTGCTCTATTCAGCGAAGATGAATTAATCAGCAGATTTGAAGATCAAATAGAACCATTTTGGGACACGGCTGTGACCACCGGTCAGTTTATCGGTAAGCATGACGTACCGGTGCATTATGCCTGGTGTGTCCCTGAGCATGCCACCCACAGTGTCTTGATCAGTTCAGGTCGTATCGAGTCATTACTGAAATACAAAGAAGTGATGTACGATTTGTATCGCCAGGGGTTTGCAGTGTTTATTCTGGATCACCGGGGGCAGGGACTTTCGGGACGAATGACCGACAACCCGCATCATGGCTATGTGGTCAGCTTTACCGACTATGTTGACGATATGCTGACATTTTGTACCCGGATAGTGCATCCGAATCAGCACGGCAGACTGAGCTTGCTGTGTCATTCGATGGGCAGCGCCATTGGCGCACTGGTGATTCTGCGCCAGCCTGACTGGTTTCACAAAGCGGTGTTTTGCTCGCCCATGTTTGGAATACGTCCGGCTTTACCCACCCCGGTGGCAAAAGGGCTGCTATGGCTGGGAAAACGCCGGGATACCCGGGCGGGGGTGGTGACTGATTATTTTTTCGGGCAACAGGATTATCAGGCGATCCCGTTTGCAACCAACAAGCTTACCCATAGCCGGGTGCGCTACCAGCTGTTTCGACAGGTGTATGCGGCCCAGCCTGACATTCAGCTGGGCGGCGTGACCACCGACTGGCTTGCGGCAGCCCATGAGGCCATGGCCGTTATCGAGCAACAGGCGCCGCAATTAAATCTGCCGTGTCTGATTTTTTCAGCCGGTGCCGACAAGGTGGTGGATAACCGCGCTCAGGCCCGGATAGCCAGGCATTTGCCTGACTGTCATTGGGTGGTAATTGACGGCGCTGCTCACGAGTTGTTGATTGAAGCGGATGAATATCGCACGCCGGTTATGCAGCAACTGTGTGCCTTTATGCAGGCCGATACTCACAAAACTTGCCCGTAG
- a CDS encoding ATP-binding protein, which produces MNIRFLNPARHLVGRLFLWFWLTALATAGLAVWVSKLTEDNIEITPVSPRYSQLLAQLVNRLEREAGPSSEPSIELQRRLSRLSRKLPLRLIAVGTQTGNVIRADKSMLPRGAEKHLHSVIRHTSPIVIKQHNFALIGPQAFIYQRQPYALFLTQREPPAKPRNLLVGLIVIGVVVSMLLSYWFARTLVKPIQQLRQASKKLANGDWQARAWEPSKRADELGALARDFNEMAAQLETSWRGQKRLLGDISHELRSPLTRLQMALGLAHQQHVSAPTLARIEREANNMEALISQLLSITRAEAAPAKMVTVTVEALLGQLGQDAQFEAEASGKSLEYSKLPSQEVAADGPLLCSAVENVLRNAIRYAHSCIWMRIEMQPDYWQIVIEDDGQGLSEAQYEQIFTPFYRASLARDRDSGGAGLGLAIAKAAVIAHRGTITAGSSLRGGLKVILYFPLTDQVDN; this is translated from the coding sequence GTGAATATTCGTTTTTTAAATCCGGCACGCCATCTGGTAGGTCGGCTGTTTTTGTGGTTTTGGCTTACCGCCCTGGCAACGGCGGGGCTGGCGGTGTGGGTAAGCAAGCTCACCGAAGACAACATTGAAATTACCCCGGTATCACCACGGTACAGCCAGCTGCTGGCGCAGTTGGTTAACAGACTGGAGCGAGAGGCGGGGCCCAGTAGCGAGCCCAGTATCGAGCTTCAAAGAAGGTTGAGCCGGCTTAGCCGAAAGCTGCCACTGCGATTAATTGCCGTAGGTACGCAGACCGGCAATGTTATCCGGGCCGATAAATCAATGCTGCCCCGGGGGGCGGAAAAACACCTGCACAGTGTCATCCGGCACACCTCGCCCATTGTCATTAAACAGCACAACTTTGCACTGATTGGCCCGCAGGCCTTTATTTACCAGAGGCAGCCCTATGCGTTGTTTCTGACACAGCGGGAACCGCCAGCCAAGCCCCGGAACCTGTTGGTGGGACTCATTGTAATCGGGGTGGTAGTAAGTATGCTTTTGTCATACTGGTTTGCCCGGACCCTGGTTAAACCTATACAACAACTACGCCAGGCCAGTAAAAAGCTGGCGAACGGCGACTGGCAGGCCCGGGCCTGGGAACCGTCAAAGCGGGCGGATGAATTAGGGGCGCTGGCGCGGGATTTCAACGAGATGGCGGCGCAACTGGAAACCTCGTGGCGCGGCCAAAAACGGCTGCTGGGCGATATTTCGCACGAGTTACGTTCGCCGTTAACGCGGCTGCAGATGGCGTTAGGGCTGGCCCATCAGCAACATGTCAGTGCCCCTACGCTGGCGCGAATTGAGCGTGAAGCCAACAATATGGAAGCCCTCATCAGCCAGCTTTTGAGTATTACCCGCGCCGAGGCTGCCCCCGCGAAAATGGTTACGGTAACGGTGGAGGCCCTGTTAGGTCAGCTTGGCCAGGATGCTCAGTTTGAAGCCGAAGCCAGCGGAAAAAGCCTGGAATACAGCAAATTACCCTCACAGGAAGTAGCAGCAGATGGGCCGTTACTGTGTAGCGCCGTAGAAAATGTACTTCGCAATGCCATCCGCTATGCCCACAGCTGCATCTGGATGCGTATAGAGATGCAGCCGGATTACTGGCAAATTGTGATTGAAGATGACGGCCAGGGCTTATCCGAAGCACAGTATGAGCAAATATTTACACCGTTTTACCGGGCCTCGCTGGCCCGTGATCGAGACTCCGGTGGCGCAGGGCTGGGGCTGGCCATCGCCAAAGCGGCGGTGATAGCTCACCGGGGGACCATAACCGCGGGTTCGAGTTTACGCGGTGGGCTAAAAGTCATATTGTACTTTCCTTTGACAGACCAGGTAGATAATTAG
- a CDS encoding response regulator transcription factor, which translates to MTSSAPDSIKRAILIIDDDTELTDMLASYLGACGYTVTIADNGRKGLEVATSGGVFDLILLDVMMPEMDGFDVLKNLRKTLLTPVLMLTARGDDYDRILGLELGADDYLPKPFNHRELAARIKAILRRLELTVSAAQQQDLQVHGLRLSVARQHVSCDGQQVTLTGTEFSILHLLMLSAGQLVTKNEISEKVLGKKMMTFDRSIDMHVSNLRKKIAAVDAVERIKTIRGSGYMLLIG; encoded by the coding sequence GTGACCAGCTCTGCCCCCGACAGCATTAAACGCGCTATTCTTATCATCGACGATGACACGGAACTTACCGACATGCTAGCCAGCTATCTGGGTGCGTGTGGGTATACGGTGACTATTGCTGATAACGGTCGTAAAGGCTTGGAAGTGGCCACCAGCGGGGGCGTGTTTGATTTGATTCTGCTGGATGTAATGATGCCGGAAATGGACGGCTTCGATGTCCTTAAAAATCTTCGAAAGACCCTACTCACGCCGGTACTTATGCTTACTGCCCGCGGCGACGATTATGATCGGATACTGGGGCTTGAATTGGGGGCGGATGATTATCTGCCTAAACCCTTTAACCATCGGGAACTGGCAGCGCGTATTAAAGCCATTTTACGGCGGCTGGAGCTCACCGTGAGCGCCGCTCAACAGCAGGATCTGCAGGTGCATGGACTCAGACTGTCGGTAGCCCGCCAGCATGTCAGCTGTGACGGCCAGCAAGTGACGTTAACCGGCACTGAGTTTTCTATTTTACATCTGTTAATGCTGAGTGCCGGTCAGCTGGTCACCAAGAATGAGATTTCAGAAAAAGTGCTGGGGAAGAAGATGATGACCTTTGATCGCAGTATTGATATGCATGTCAGCAATCTTCGAAAAAAAATCGCGGCCGTAGATGCAGTGGAAAGAATCAAAACCATACGCGGCTCAGGCTACATGCTGCTTATAGGGTAA
- a CDS encoding Spy/CpxP family protein refolding chaperone has translation MKKRISIILLTSLLTSGAVFAKPGSGHHNTAFHAEFQPIFRQLQTLDLNATQKQDVRLILQTLQTDTTATGKGDKSRRHNRQAGLEENDIIAMVEKRFEAAQEKRLSYAKAKHAIFQVLNDAQRQQLLAKVLDREIKHQNMRPEPESFELPFALDLLDLEQSQRSELTTLLIQQHAQRQQDAQQLHALRLRERAIIYAPEFDEDTWRTIAEQFEQALVDRKLEQRGHKDALAAMLSDSQLQELKAFSKLRPQPENRGPRYHRN, from the coding sequence ATGAAAAAGCGTATTTCGATAATTCTGCTAACCAGCTTACTTACATCAGGAGCGGTTTTTGCCAAGCCTGGTTCCGGCCATCACAACACTGCTTTTCACGCAGAGTTTCAGCCCATATTCAGACAGCTACAAACGCTGGATTTAAATGCCACCCAAAAGCAAGATGTCCGCCTGATTCTTCAAACGCTTCAGACCGATACGACGGCCACGGGTAAAGGCGATAAATCCCGCCGGCATAATCGTCAAGCCGGGCTGGAGGAAAACGACATCATTGCCATGGTAGAAAAGCGCTTTGAAGCAGCCCAGGAAAAACGGCTCAGTTACGCCAAAGCTAAACACGCTATTTTTCAGGTGCTAAATGATGCGCAGCGCCAGCAGCTACTTGCCAAAGTGCTAGATCGCGAGATAAAACATCAGAATATGCGTCCAGAACCGGAGAGTTTTGAGCTTCCCTTCGCCCTCGACTTACTGGATTTAGAGCAAAGCCAACGATCCGAATTGACCACTCTTTTGATACAACAGCATGCCCAGCGCCAGCAAGACGCACAACAACTGCATGCGCTACGTTTGCGCGAACGCGCAATCATCTATGCGCCGGAATTTGATGAAGACACCTGGCGGACCATAGCGGAACAATTTGAGCAAGCTCTGGTTGACCGAAAGCTTGAGCAGCGGGGTCATAAAGATGCTCTGGCAGCAATGTTAAGCGATAGCCAACTGCAGGAGCTAAAAGCATTTTCGAAGCTTCGCCCCCAGCCAGAAAATAGAGGCCCCCGTTATCATCGTAACTAG
- a CDS encoding methylglyoxal synthase, whose amino-acid sequence MQPKTLALVAHDHKKNALLNWVKAHQPTLQQCKLVATGTTGAMLSEHTGLAITRYQSGPLGGDQQIGALIAEGSLDALFFFWDPLNPAPHDPDVKALLRLCSVWNVPVACNEATADMLVTSPLFLSADYQVQKPQY is encoded by the coding sequence ATGCAACCCAAAACTCTGGCGCTGGTGGCCCACGATCATAAAAAAAATGCATTACTTAACTGGGTTAAGGCGCATCAGCCGACGCTGCAGCAATGCAAGCTGGTCGCGACCGGCACCACCGGGGCGATGTTGTCAGAACACACCGGGCTCGCCATTACCCGTTATCAAAGCGGGCCGCTGGGCGGCGATCAGCAAATCGGCGCACTTATTGCTGAAGGCAGTCTGGATGCATTATTCTTTTTTTGGGATCCCCTGAATCCGGCCCCCCACGACCCTGATGTTAAAGCCCTGCTAAGGTTATGTTCGGTGTGGAATGTGCCGGTCGCCTGTAACGAAGCCACCGCCGATATGCTGGTGACCTCACCCCTGTTTTTATCCGCTGATTATCAGGTTCAAAAGCCTCAATACTGA
- the argC gene encoding N-acetyl-gamma-glutamyl-phosphate reductase has product MLDVCVIGASGYTGAQLVELLLGHSEVQLNRVFVSAASADAGKPIGTLHGRLASSRLTLEALDEASLAMLADTMDIIFLATPHEASHQWMDQLSGGKARVLDLSGAFRLQDIQAFEQYYGFAHTSPEALSKTVYGLAEWYPQKISKANVVAVPGCYPTASLCALKPLTAQNLLDPAHRPVINAVSGVSGAGRKAALANSFCEVSLQSYGVLGHRHTPEIEAYCGVPVIFTPHLGNFKRGILATITVKLANGVGAAMLQQAYQQAYQDHPLVRLRNSWPKLDDVVHTPFVDLHFKADPESGYAVISAAIDNVMKGAASQAIQCLNLMIGQPAAKGLIPL; this is encoded by the coding sequence ATGTTGGATGTCTGTGTTATTGGCGCCAGTGGTTACACTGGCGCACAATTGGTTGAGTTGTTACTCGGCCATAGTGAGGTTCAGTTAAACCGGGTATTCGTATCCGCCGCCAGCGCCGACGCGGGCAAACCCATAGGCACTCTGCACGGACGATTAGCGTCATCCCGTCTCACGCTGGAAGCTCTCGATGAGGCGTCGCTGGCGATGCTGGCTGACACCATGGATATTATATTTCTGGCCACGCCTCACGAAGCCAGTCATCAGTGGATGGATCAGCTTAGTGGTGGCAAGGCCAGGGTGCTGGATTTATCCGGCGCTTTCCGGCTGCAGGACATCCAGGCATTTGAGCAATACTATGGGTTTGCGCACACCAGTCCCGAGGCGTTATCCAAAACGGTGTACGGACTGGCAGAATGGTATCCGCAAAAAATCAGCAAGGCCAATGTGGTAGCGGTACCCGGTTGCTACCCTACGGCCTCGTTGTGTGCGCTGAAACCGTTGACCGCCCAGAATTTGTTAGACCCGGCGCACCGGCCTGTGATCAATGCGGTGTCAGGGGTCAGCGGCGCGGGACGTAAAGCAGCGCTCGCCAATAGCTTTTGTGAAGTCAGTTTACAGTCCTATGGGGTGCTGGGTCATCGGCATACACCTGAAATTGAAGCCTATTGCGGGGTACCGGTCATTTTTACGCCCCATTTGGGTAATTTTAAACGCGGCATCCTGGCCACCATCACCGTCAAACTTGCCAACGGTGTGGGCGCGGCGATGCTGCAACAGGCCTATCAACAGGCTTATCAGGACCATCCGCTGGTACGCTTAAGAAACAGCTGGCCTAAACTGGATGATGTCGTACATACCCCCTTTGTTGATCTACACTTTAAAGCCGACCCGGAAAGCGGCTACGCCGTGATCTCGGCTGCAATTGATAATGTGATGAAAGGCGCGGCCTCTCAGGCGATTCAATGTCTGAACCTGATGATTGGCCAGCCTGCTGCAAAAGGACTGATACCATTATGA
- the argB gene encoding acetylglutamate kinase: protein MRNHPVVIKVGGALLDNPSATAILFQHINALSATRPVVLVHGGGPVVESLMAKLSLTSSKLNGLRITPDEHMPYVCGALAGTANKMLCAAAIAHKLTPVGLSLLDGNLVTCAGKAIEYGAVGSPAPGDSTLLKTLLVQDYLPIISSIGSDATGRLLNINADEAATVVAQLLQAELLLLSDVDGVMDATGQVLATLDHSHIEALVSSHTITDGMAVKTSAALQAATTLQRPVIIGSWQANLSSLLAHSGGTRVMPVAPTQEPPL, encoded by the coding sequence ATGAGAAACCACCCTGTGGTGATAAAGGTGGGCGGCGCTTTGTTAGACAACCCCTCTGCCACCGCAATATTGTTTCAGCATATCAATGCGCTATCGGCAACACGCCCGGTCGTATTAGTGCACGGCGGTGGGCCGGTGGTGGAAAGCCTGATGGCAAAGTTATCTCTGACCAGTTCCAAACTCAATGGTCTGCGGATCACCCCCGATGAACATATGCCGTATGTCTGTGGCGCCCTGGCCGGCACGGCCAATAAAATGCTGTGCGCCGCGGCCATCGCCCACAAGCTGACCCCGGTTGGCCTGTCATTATTAGATGGCAACCTGGTGACCTGTGCTGGCAAAGCTATTGAATACGGCGCCGTGGGAAGCCCGGCGCCCGGCGACAGCACCTTGTTAAAAACACTACTGGTACAGGATTATCTGCCCATTATCAGCTCCATTGGCAGCGACGCTACCGGTCGCTTGCTCAATATCAATGCTGATGAAGCTGCCACCGTTGTTGCCCAGTTACTGCAGGCCGAGTTGTTGCTGTTATCTGATGTTGATGGGGTGATGGATGCTACCGGCCAGGTGCTGGCAACGCTGGATCACTCCCATATTGAGGCGCTGGTCAGCAGCCATACCATTACCGATGGTATGGCTGTCAAAACCAGTGCGGCGCTGCAGGCGGCCACGACCCTGCAACGGCCGGTCATTATTGGCAGTTGGCAGGCCAACCTTTCTTCTTTACTTGCACATTCAGGCGGCACCCGGGTTATGCCGGTCGCGCCGACTCAGGAGCCTCCCCTATGA
- a CDS encoding ornithine carbamoyltransferase, with amino-acid sequence MKQDLLTFADWTPTAMQELLELAHTIKQTPAAYASVLAGKSVAAVFEKPSLRTRVSFDIGINKLGGHMVYLDCQAGNLAGREDAKDMAANLACWADAIVARVNSHSTLEQFADAARIPVVNALCDKYHPCQALADYLTLYETFGKVSGLTLAYVGDGNNVTHSLVLTGALLGCHQVVVTPPGHAADPQIIAKAKAIGEATGARISETTQVSDASGADVVYTDTWLSMGDTTPLATIKEKFMPYQVNETLMTTTGAQYVLHCQPAHRDLEISGTLIDGEQSLLMRQAENRMHGQNAILTHLLGA; translated from the coding sequence ATGAAACAGGATTTACTCACCTTTGCTGACTGGACACCCACCGCCATGCAAGAGTTGCTGGAGCTGGCCCATACCATTAAGCAAACCCCGGCGGCGTATGCCAGCGTACTGGCCGGTAAGTCAGTCGCCGCGGTTTTTGAAAAGCCCTCGCTGCGCACCCGGGTCAGCTTTGATATCGGTATTAACAAATTGGGCGGTCACATGGTGTATCTTGACTGCCAGGCCGGCAACCTGGCCGGACGGGAAGATGCTAAAGATATGGCGGCCAATCTGGCCTGCTGGGCCGACGCGATTGTGGCCCGGGTCAATTCACACAGTACGTTAGAACAATTCGCCGATGCGGCCCGGATCCCGGTCGTTAATGCCTTATGCGACAAGTATCACCCGTGCCAGGCCCTGGCTGACTACCTGACGCTGTATGAAACCTTTGGCAAAGTCAGCGGCCTGACCCTAGCCTACGTGGGCGATGGCAATAATGTCACCCATTCATTGGTGCTGACCGGTGCGCTGCTGGGCTGCCACCAGGTGGTGGTGACGCCTCCGGGCCATGCGGCCGATCCGCAAATCATTGCTAAAGCCAAAGCCATTGGTGAGGCCACCGGTGCGCGCATCAGCGAAACCACCCAGGTCAGTGATGCCAGTGGCGCTGATGTCGTATATACCGATACCTGGTTGTCGATGGGCGACACCACCCCGCTTGCCACCATTAAAGAAAAATTTATGCCATATCAGGTTAACGAAACGCTGATGACAACCACCGGCGCGCAATATGTGCTGCATTGCCAGCCGGCGCACCGTGACTTAGAAATCAGCGGCACGCTCATCGACGGTGAGCAGTCGCTACTAATGCGTCAGGCAGAAAACCGGATGCACGGTCAAAATGCCATTCTTACTCATCTTTTAGGCGCATAA
- a CDS encoding argininosuccinate synthase, whose translation MQNVKKIVLAYSGGLDTSAIIPWLKENYGAEVVAFAADVGQGDEELEGLHDKAIASGASECYIVDLKEEFVRDYIYPTITTGAVYEGEYLLGTSMARPVIAKAQVEIARKVGADALSHGCTGKGNDQVRFESAFAALAPDLQVIAPWREWEMVSREDLLDYLASRNIATSASATKIYSRDANAWHISHEGGELEDPWQQPSKQVWTMTVDPEDAPDQPEYIQLSFEQGKLVRVNDTTLSPYEALVQLNQLAGVHGVGRIDIVENRLVGMKSRGCYETPGGTVLMKAYKALETMVLDKAAIKYREQLGLEFSHVMYDGRWFTALNDALLAGAASFAQKVTGDIVVKLYKGQATVTQRRSVNSLYSEDFATFGADDVYDQKHAEGFIRLFSLSSRIEALKAQTK comes from the coding sequence ATGCAAAATGTGAAAAAAATTGTACTGGCCTATTCTGGCGGACTGGATACCTCGGCCATTATCCCCTGGCTAAAAGAAAATTACGGCGCTGAGGTAGTCGCCTTTGCCGCCGATGTTGGCCAGGGTGACGAAGAACTGGAAGGTCTGCACGACAAAGCCATCGCTTCAGGCGCCAGCGAATGCTATATCGTCGATTTAAAAGAAGAGTTTGTGCGCGATTATATTTACCCGACCATCACTACCGGCGCGGTGTATGAAGGGGAATATTTGCTGGGCACCTCTATGGCGCGGCCCGTCATTGCCAAAGCCCAGGTCGAGATTGCCCGGAAAGTGGGCGCGGATGCGTTAAGCCATGGCTGCACCGGTAAGGGCAATGACCAGGTTCGTTTTGAAAGCGCCTTTGCCGCCCTGGCCCCTGATCTTCAGGTTATTGCCCCCTGGCGTGAGTGGGAGATGGTGTCGCGTGAAGACTTGCTCGACTATCTGGCCAGCCGCAACATTGCCACCAGTGCGTCTGCCACCAAAATTTACAGCCGGGACGCCAATGCCTGGCATATTTCTCATGAAGGCGGCGAGCTTGAAGATCCCTGGCAGCAACCGTCCAAACAGGTCTGGACCATGACCGTGGATCCGGAGGATGCCCCTGACCAGCCCGAGTATATCCAGCTAAGCTTTGAACAGGGCAAACTGGTCAGGGTCAATGACACCACACTATCGCCCTACGAAGCTTTGGTTCAGCTTAATCAGCTGGCTGGCGTTCATGGGGTCGGCCGGATTGATATTGTCGAGAACCGGTTAGTGGGAATGAAATCCAGAGGCTGCTATGAAACCCCCGGCGGAACCGTTCTGATGAAAGCCTACAAAGCGCTGGAAACCATGGTACTGGACAAAGCGGCCATCAAATACCGTGAACAACTGGGGCTGGAATTTTCCCATGTAATGTACGATGGTCGCTGGTTTACCGCCCTTAATGATGCCCTGTTAGCCGGCGCCGCTTCCTTTGCCCAAAAGGTCACCGGCGATATTGTGGTGAAACTGTACAAAGGTCAGGCTACTGTGACGCAGCGGCGCTCGGTAAACAGCCTGTATTCTGAGGATTTCGCCACCTTTGGCGCGGATGATGTTTATGACCAGAAACATGCCGAAGGGTTTATCCGGTTATTCAGTTTATCCAGCCGGATTGAAGCGCTGAAAGCGCAAACCAAATAA
- the argH gene encoding argininosuccinate lyase: MALWGGRFAAGSSSMFRQVNDSLPFDQVMAVQDLQGSVVWSRALHKAGVLSADEQAQLEAALTKLQQQAEAGELDFAASSEEDIHSFVEAALIDKLGDVGRKLHTGRSRNDQVATDFRLWVREHVASLKQDLYALIRSLLQTANRHQQAIIPGYTHLQRAQPIMFAHWALAYVEMFKRDISRLDDLAARMNQCPLGSGALAGTTYPVDRQDIAQQLGFASPCLNSLDAVSDRDFVLELLFSASTSMMHISRMAEDLIFYNSGEAGFLQLGDAVTSGSSLMPQKKNPDALELMRGKCGRVFGSLQALLVTMKGLPLAYNKDMQEDKEGAIDAVNQWHCCLCIASEVLDSLSLNEARCREAAAQGYANATELADYLVEKGIPFRTGHDIAGKVVLAAIEAKCPIEDLPLAELQAICDKIQEDVYPVLQLEYGINKRNILGGTSTQTVIEALYRELETLDTQES; encoded by the coding sequence ATGGCATTATGGGGAGGCCGGTTTGCGGCCGGCAGCAGCAGTATGTTCAGGCAGGTCAATGATTCCCTGCCCTTTGACCAGGTGATGGCGGTGCAGGATCTGCAAGGGTCCGTCGTCTGGTCCCGGGCATTACACAAAGCCGGGGTCCTGAGCGCCGATGAGCAGGCCCAGCTGGAAGCAGCATTAACGAAGTTGCAGCAACAGGCCGAAGCCGGTGAGCTCGACTTTGCCGCTTCCAGCGAAGAGGACATCCACAGCTTTGTGGAGGCCGCGCTTATCGACAAACTAGGAGATGTGGGCCGCAAGCTGCACACCGGGCGCAGCCGCAACGACCAGGTGGCCACCGATTTTCGGTTATGGGTGCGTGAACATGTCGCCTCGTTAAAACAGGATCTGTATGCGCTGATTCGTTCACTTTTGCAGACCGCGAATCGTCACCAGCAGGCCATTATCCCCGGCTATACCCACCTGCAACGGGCCCAGCCCATAATGTTTGCCCATTGGGCGCTGGCGTATGTCGAGATGTTCAAGCGGGATATCTCCCGGCTGGATGACCTGGCTGCGCGCATGAACCAGTGTCCGCTGGGCAGTGGCGCGCTGGCTGGGACCACCTACCCGGTAGATCGCCAGGATATCGCCCAGCAGCTTGGCTTTGCCAGCCCCTGTCTGAATAGCCTGGATGCGGTTTCCGACCGGGATTTTGTACTGGAACTATTGTTCAGCGCCAGTACCAGCATGATGCATATTTCCCGCATGGCCGAAGATCTTATTTTTTATAATTCCGGTGAAGCCGGTTTTTTACAGCTGGGCGATGCAGTCACCTCCGGATCATCACTGATGCCCCAGAAGAAGAACCCGGATGCGCTGGAGCTGATGCGTGGTAAATGCGGTCGGGTCTTTGGCTCGCTGCAGGCCCTGCTGGTCACTATGAAGGGCCTGCCGCTGGCTTACAATAAAGATATGCAGGAAGACAAAGAAGGCGCCATCGATGCGGTGAACCAGTGGCACTGTTGTTTGTGTATCGCCAGCGAGGTACTGGACTCTCTTAGCCTGAATGAGGCGCGTTGTCGGGAAGCCGCTGCCCAGGGCTATGCGAATGCCACCGAACTGGCAGATTACCTGGTAGAAAAAGGCATTCCGTTTCGAACCGGTCATGATATTGCCGGTAAAGTGGTGCTGGCCGCGATTGAGGCAAAATGCCCCATTGAAGATCTTCCTCTTGCTGAACTGCAAGCCATTTGTGACAAAATTCAGGAGGATGTGTATCCGGTGTTGCAACTGGAGTATGGCATCAATAAACGCAATATTCTGGGCGGCACCAGTACGCAGACCGTTATTGAAGCGCTCTACCGCGAGCTTGAAACTTTGGACACGCAGGAGTCGTAA